One segment of Mus caroli chromosome 6, CAROLI_EIJ_v1.1, whole genome shotgun sequence DNA contains the following:
- the Fbxo41 gene encoding F-box only protein 41 — protein sequence MASLDLPYRCPRCGEHKRFRSLSSLRAHLEYSHTYETLYILSKTNSICDGAAAAAAAAAAASGFPLAPEPAALLAVPGARREVFESTSFQGKEQATGPAPAGPHLLHHHHHHAPLAHFPADLVPASLPCEELAEPGLVPAARYALREIEIPLGELFARKSVASSACSTPPPGPGPGPCSGPSSASPASPSPADVAYEEGLARLKIRALEKLEVDRRLERLSEEVEQKIAGQVGRLQAELERKAAELETARQESARLGREKEELEERASELSRQVDVSVELLASLKQDLVHKEQELSRKQQEVVQIDQFLKETAAREASAKLRLQQFIEELLERADRAERQLQVISSSCGSTPSASLGRGGGGSASGPGVRGPGRMREHHAGSAVPSTYAVSRHGSSPSTGASSRVPAASQSSGCYDSDSLELPRPEEGPSEDSGPGGLGSRAQATNGGSERSQAPRSSGLRRQAIQNWQRRPRRHSTEGEEGDVSDVGSRTTESEAEGPSDVPRPGPAVAGPLNSCRLSARPEGGSGRGRRVERGSPSRSNEVISPEILKMRAALFCIFTYLDTRTLLHAAEVCRDWRFVARHPAVWTRVLLENARVCSKFLAMLAQWCTQAHSLTLQNLKPRQRGKKESKEEYARSTRGCLEAGLESLLKAAGGNLLILRISHCPNILTDRSLWLASCYCRALQAVTYRSATDPVGHEVIWALGAGCRDIVSLQVAPLHPCQQPTRFSNRCLQMIGRCWPHLRALGVGGAGCGVQGLASLARNCMRLQVLELDHVSEITQEVAAEVCREGLKGLEMLVLTATPVTPKALLHFNSICRNLKSIVVQIGIADYFKEPSSPEAQKLFEDMVTKLQALRRRPGFSKILHIKVEGGC from the exons ATGGCCTCGCTGGACCTACCGTACCGCTGCCCGCGCTGCGGGGAGCATAAGCGCTTCCGGAGCCTATCGTCGCTGCGCGCGCACCTGGAGTACAGCCACACCTACGAGAcgctctacatcctctccaagaCCAACAGCATCTGCGACGGCGCGGCCGCCGCTGCAGCCGCTGCCGCCGCAGCCTCTGGATTCCCGCTGGCACCTGAGCCTGCCGCCTTGCTTGCTGTCCCCGGGGCCCGGCGCGAGGTCTTTGAGAGCACGTCCTTCCAGGGCAAGGAACAGGCGACCGGGCCCGCGCCCGCGGGGCCGCACCTGCtgcaccatcatcaccaccacgcGCCACTGGCGCACTTTCCCGCTGACCTGGTGCCNGCTAGCCTGCCCTGCGAGGAGCTGGCTGAGCCGGGGCTCGTGCCCGCTGCGCGNTATGCGCTACGCGAAATCGAAATCCCACTCGGCGAGCTGTTTGCACGCAAGTCCGTGGCATCCTCTGCCTGCTCGACGCCGCCACCCGGACCTGGCCCTGGTCCTTGTTCCGGGCCCTCCTCTGCATCGCCGGCGTCGCCATCACCTGCGGACGTCGCCTACGAAGAGGGCCTGGCACGCCTCAAGATCCGCGCCCTGGAGAAGCTGGAGGTGGACCGGAGACTAGAGCGGCTGAGCGAGGAGGTGGAGCAGAAGATCGCGGGCCAGGTGGGTCGGCTACAGGCGGAGCTGGAGCGCAAGGCAGCAGAGCTAGAAACTGCACGACAGGAGAGCGCGCGCCTGGGACGCgagaaggaggagctggaggagcgcGCCTCTGAGCTCTCACGCCAAGTGGACGTGAGCGTGGAACTGCTGGCTTCACTCAAGCAGGACCTGGTGCATAAGGAACAGGAGCTGAGCCGCAAGCAGCA GGAGGTGGTGCAGATCGACCAGTTCCTGAAGGAGACGGCAGCTCGGGAGGCCAGTGCCAAGCTGCGGCTGCAACAGTTCATCGAGGAGCTCCTGGAGCGTGCAGACAGGGCCGAGCGCCAGTTGCAGGTCATCAGCAGCAGCTGTGGNAGCACACCCAGTGCCAGCCTGGGCAGAGGAGGTGGGGGCAGTGCCTCGGGGCCTGGGGTGAGAGGCCCCGGCAGAATG CGAGAACATCATGCAGGCTCAGCTGTGCCAAGCACATACGCCGTATCACGGCATGGCTCCTCTCCCAGCACAGG GGCCTCCAGCCGTGTGCCAGCTGCATCCCAGAGCTCAGGCTGCTATGACAGTGACAGTCTGGAGCTGCCCCGGCCAGAGGAAGGGCCCTCGGAGGACAGTGGCCCTGGGGGCTTGGGTTCACGGGCCCAGGCTACCAACGGTGGTTCAGAGCGGTCCCAGGCCCCTCGTAGTTCAGGCCTAAGACGACAGGCCATCCAGAACTGGCAACGCCGACCTCGTCGTCACAGCACCGAGGGGGAGGAGGGTGACGTTTCGGATGTGGGCTCCCGAACTACTGAGTCAGAGGCTGAAGGACCCTCTGATGTCCCACGCCCTGGACCTGCTGTGGCTGGCCCCTTGAACAGCTGCCGGCTCTCAG CACGCCCTGAAGGAGGCAGCGGGCGAGGCCGTCGGGTGGAGAGAGGTAGCCCCTCACGCTCCAATGAGGTTATCAGCCCAGAAATCCTCAAGATGCGAGCTGCCCTCTTCTGTATCTTCACCTACCTGGATACCCGGACACTGCTCCATGCAGCAGAGGTCTGCCGGGACTGGCGCTTTGTGGCCCGCCATCCCGCTGTCTGGACGAGAGTGCTACTTGAGAATGCCCGAGTCTGTTCCAAG ttcctGGCGATGTTGGCTCAGTGGTGCACCCAGGCTCACTCGTTAACATTACAGAACCTGAAGCCCCGGCAGCgggggaagaaggaaagcaaggAGGAGTATGCCCGCAGCACCCG GGGCTGCCTTGAAGCAGGGCTGGAGTCCCTGCTGAAGGCAGCTGGTGGGAACCTGCTGATCCTGCGTATCTCCCACTGCCCCAACATCCTCACTGACCGGTCCCTCTGGCTGGCCAGCTGCTACTGCCGTGCCCTGCAGGCTGTCACTTACAG GAGTGCCACAGACCCCGTCGGCCATGAGGTGATCTGGGCTCTGGGTGCAGGCTGCAGAGACATTGTCTCCCTCCAGGTGGCGCCACTTCACCCCTG CCAGCAGCCCACCCGGTTCAGCAACCGTTGCCTGCAGATGATTGGACGCTGTTGGCCCCACCTCCGGGCCCTAGGNGTAGGTGGTGCCGGNTGTGGGGTACAGGGCCTGGCATCACTTG CAAGAAACTGTATGCGGCTGCAGGTCCTGGAGCTGGACCACGTGTCAGAGATTACCCAGGAGGTGGCGGCTGAGGTCTGCCGAGAAGGCCTGAAGGGACTGGAGATGCTGGTGCTCACAGCCACCCCTGTCACCCCTAAGGCCCTGCTTCATTTTAACA GCATCTGCCGGAACCTCAAATCCATTGTGGTGCAGATTGGGATTGCAGATTACTTCAAAGAGCCCAGCAGTCCCGAGGCCCAGAAGCTGTTTGAGGACATGGTGACAAAACTCCAG GCCCTGCGTCGGAGGCCTGGCTTCTCGAAGATTCTGCACATCAAGGTAGAAGGTGGTTGCTAA